The Methanobrevibacter sp. region TTCCATAAATACCTGCATCCAAATATGAACCCTCATTCCTAACTTTTTAGCATTACCAACCCATGATTCCACCGCAGACTGACCATGAGTTTCAATCGCTTTAAAGTTTAAGAATAAATCAGTAGTCCCCTGTGAAGCTAACTTATTGAGGTCAACTTTTTTCATATTCTGTCCGAAAACCCAATATCCATATCCTGTAACTGCTTTTTTCTTAACAGAAATATTTGCACTTCCGGAGCTTGGTGCATAACTGTTATCACCATTTGCAAGATAACTAAATGAAACTGAATAATTTCCAGCTGCAAGATTTACATTAAATGTTGCATATCCGTTTGAAGCTGTAGTAGCCTGATAGATTTTGGAATTAACAGTCAGTTTAATTACTTTACCGCCTAAAGCCTTACCGGAGTTATCCTGTAGTAAAACTTTGTAAGTTTGTGCACCCTGGCTGAAGGAATTTCCGCTTTTCCAAGTAAGCTTAGTAGAAGACCTTTCCTTAACAGTAATGGATGAAGATCCAGACACTGCATTGGATTTGGAATCACCTTTGAATTTATAGGTTATAGTGTATTTACCCAAATTTAAACTAATAGGCAATGAAACTATTCCGTTACTATCCGTGGTTTTAGTATATGACACACCATTAACAGTGAAAGTAACAGTTTTTTTTACTAAAGGAACATTACCTGAAGTTAATGCAACTTTAAACTGTGAATTAGCCCCTTTACCAAAAGTAGTTCCGCTTTTAACAGTGAATTTAGATGTTTTACTAGGAATTATATATACTTTATTAGAAGCACTGGATGCTGAATAATAAGTATTTCCGGCAAAACTGTATTTTACTGTGTAAGTGCCTTCCTTTAAATAAGGCAATGTAAGTGAAGCTACCCCCGCATTATTAGTCTTTGCAGAATAGGTTTTACCATTAATAGTAAATTTAATTACTTTACCGCTGCCTGGAGCATAACCTAAACCGTTATGCAATGTAACTTTAACAACCTTCTTATCACTTTTAAGAAAAGTATAAGTGCCAGTAATAAGTTTAGAACTAGTCTTACGGATTACTTTAACAGTATTGGTTTTTGTTAAACCGTCAACGTTATAAGAAATGATTTTGTATGTACCTGTCTTGAGACTGGTCATTGAAAGACTAGCAACACCTTTACCATTAGTTTTCTTAGTGTATGTTTTTCCGTTAATCTTAAACTTAACATTTTTATTAGCTAAAGGCTTACCATCACTTTTCAAGAATGTTGCATAAAACAGCCTTCCGTCAGTGTAAACTTTAGTAATATCACTTGCAGTGATAGTGGATAAAACCTTAATTGTATTAATAAGCTTATAACCTGTAATAGGATTTTCAGATATAATCTCATATGTTCCAGGTTTAAGATTAATTGCCAAAGAAGCAACACCATTTGCATTAGTCATTTTAGTGTAAGTAACTCCATTAACAGTAATTTTAACATTAGTTTTGGCTAATGGATTACCTTTTCCATCTAAAAATGTTGCCTGGTATTGCTTACTTCCCTTATAATATTTAGTAACATCATTTGAAGTAACAGTTTTAGATACATCAATAGTTTGAGAACTATTGTTTTCTAAGGAAGACGAATTACTTCCAGAAGTACCATTACGTAAATAATTACTTGTTGAGTTAGTTGATAAATTATTTGATTTTTCAGATTCAATACTTACACCAGACAAGTCATCTGCACCATGAGACAGAGAATTCAGTGATGAATCCGCAATATCATCCCCATAGGTTAAAACATCAGATGAGTCATCTGCCAAGTTCGTAGAATAAGAATCTGTAACATTTACATCACCTGCTGAGACTGCACCAACTGACAATACAGCAGTCAATGCAAATAATAAAGCAAGCAATATTCGTTTATTCAAAATATTTTACCTCCATAACAATTTTTTAATTCATCCATGAGACAATAATCTCACTTCAAGAATATTTTAATAAAATATCTTATATAAACCTTTTTATTAACTAAAACACGTTAAATATGTTTGATTTTCAAAAATAAGATTAAAAAATCTCAAAAATAGCATATTAAGAAAAAATAAACTTAAATTAGGCTATGAAAGTATTAAAATATATGAAACAATAATTTAAGATAAAAAATTATATTAAATCATAAACAGTAATTGTAATACTTATTATATAAAATAACATATAATTAAAAGCTATCTAATCTAAAAACATTGATTTAATTTAAGTTAGACCAAAAAACAACATATTTAATAAAGAATATCAAAAAATAAGGTCGAATAAACAAAAAACGATATAAATGTTAAAAATCCGAAATAAAAGAATATTTGAGCCATACATTGTGTATAAAACATGGAAAATATTTAAAAAAAAATAAAAAAAATAGAAAAATGTAAAATTAAATTAATTTTACATCATCGGAGGCATACCGCCCATACCGCCAGGCATTGGAGGCATACCACTATCATCATTACCAGACTCATCCTGTCCGGTAGAAGTAAGCGCATCTCTTGCTGCAATCATATCATCGATACGTAAAATCATTTCGCTAGCAGCACCTGCAGATTGCAAAGCTTGAATCTTTACTCTTAAAGGTTCGATAACGCCTGCTTCCTGCATATCCACTAATTCACCAGTGAATACGTTAATTCCAATTAAATTAGAATCTTCATGAGAAGCTTTCAAATCAGCAATTAAGTTAATGGTGTCTAAACCTGCATTTTCAATTAAAGTTCTAGGAATAACTTCCAAAGCTTCAGCATATTTTAAAATAGCTAACTGTTCTCTTCCGCTTACAGTTTCACCATATTCTCTTAACTGTTTTACCAAATCAATTTCACAAGCTCCTCCACCGATGAGAACTTTACCTTCTTCAATAGTAGCAGCAACAACACCTAAAGCATCATCAATAGCTCTGGAGATTTGTTCGGTTACATAACGGGTACTGCCTCTAAGTACAATGGAAGAAGCTTTCGGATTGTCACATTCTTCGATGAAAGTTAACTCGTGGTCAAATATTTTATTAAGATAAATGTGACCTGCAAAACCTAATTTATCAGCAGATAAATCTTCAATATCGGTTACTAATTTAGCACCGGTAGCTTTTGCAATCCTGTCCATGTCTGATTTTTTAACACGTTTGAAAGTCATGACGCCTGCTTTTTTCAAGTAGTGTTCTGCCATATCATCAATACCTTTTTGACAGAATAATACATTAGCTCCAGAATCAATTACTTTATCTACCAAATCTTTAATCATTTGTTCTTCATTGTTTAAGAATAATTCAAATTGTTCAGGACTTGTAATGTCAATTTTAGTATCAGTGTTAATGTCCTTTAATTCAATAGGATATTTCATGATAGCAATTTTTGCATCTTTAATATCTTTAGGCATAGCTTTAGAAACAGGTGCTTTATCAATTACAATACCTTCAGCCAAGAATGAATCTTCAACAGCATCTCCGGATACTCTTTGAATATTAATA contains the following coding sequences:
- the thsA gene encoding thermosome subunit alpha — translated: MANQPIFILPEGTERYSKRDALRMNITAAKVLAGIVRTTLGPKGMDKMLVNSLGDITVTNDGATIMREMDIAQPAARMLVETAKKQEDIVGDGTTSVVVIAGELLSKAEELLEDGISTSVVVKGFRNATEKAVELLQGIAVDANDKETLKKVAVTAMSGKGSDYAKEHLADLVVEAALRIKEDGKSDIENINIQRVSGDAVEDSFLAEGIVIDKAPVSKAMPKDIKDAKIAIMKYPIELKDINTDTKIDITSPEQFELFLNNEEQMIKDLVDKVIDSGANVLFCQKGIDDMAEHYLKKAGVMTFKRVKKSDMDRIAKATGAKLVTDIEDLSADKLGFAGHIYLNKIFDHELTFIEECDNPKASSIVLRGSTRYVTEQISRAIDDALGVVAATIEEGKVLIGGGACEIDLVKQLREYGETVSGREQLAILKYAEALEVIPRTLIENAGLDTINLIADLKASHEDSNLIGINVFTGELVDMQEAGVIEPLRVKIQALQSAGAASEMILRIDDMIAARDALTSTGQDESGNDDSGMPPMPGGMGGMPPMM
- a CDS encoding Ig-like domain-containing protein, producing the protein MNKRILLALLFALTAVLSVGAVSAGDVNVTDSYSTNLADDSSDVLTYGDDIADSSLNSLSHGADDLSGVSIESEKSNNLSTNSTSNYLRNGTSGSNSSSLENNSSQTIDVSKTVTSNDVTKYYKGSKQYQATFLDGKGNPLAKTNVKITVNGVTYTKMTNANGVASLAINLKPGTYEIISENPITGYKLINTIKVLSTITASDITKVYTDGRLFYATFLKSDGKPLANKNVKFKINGKTYTKKTNGKGVASLSMTSLKTGTYKIISYNVDGLTKTNTVKVIRKTSSKLITGTYTFLKSDKKVVKVTLHNGLGYAPGSGKVIKFTINGKTYSAKTNNAGVASLTLPYLKEGTYTVKYSFAGNTYYSASSASNKVYIIPSKTSKFTVKSGTTFGKGANSQFKVALTSGNVPLVKKTVTFTVNGVSYTKTTDSNGIVSLPISLNLGKYTITYKFKGDSKSNAVSGSSSITVKERSSTKLTWKSGNSFSQGAQTYKVLLQDNSGKALGGKVIKLTVNSKIYQATTASNGYATFNVNLAAGNYSVSFSYLANGDNSYAPSSGSANISVKKKAVTGYGYWVFGQNMKKVDLNKLASQGTTDLFLNFKAIETHGQSAVESWVGNAKKLGMRVHIWMQVFME